Part of the Dreissena polymorpha isolate Duluth1 chromosome 12, UMN_Dpol_1.0, whole genome shotgun sequence genome, CTGTACCTTCTTCGTTGACATCCACAAGCGCCTTGTGCAACACCTTAGAAACACACCATTCCTTCCCCATTCCAGAGAGGACAGCTTTTTCTCTATTGAACACGTCAGAAATTCCTAGAGCAGATAATGTATCTGAAAGCTGGAATGAACTCTCAAGCTTGACTTTTGGAACGGAAACTATAACAGTTGTGACGAAACATCTTTGATACATTGGTTCAATTTTTGGACGTCTATCTTTTTCTCCATTTTCAGCAACCCAGTGACGGTATTTGGTAGTAGAACTACCATAGCCATTTCATCCCCAGTGTAAGGCAGATGTATGTACTTGCAATCCAAAGCTTTGTTCTCGCCATAtcttaatttcttcatttctcgTCTCATCATGTCTATCTTCAACGATTTTCCGTCCAATGTTTGAAAATCCGTTTCTTGTGAAATTTTTTGGCTCAAACTGTGTTGCCCAGCTTCCTTTGAAATAGATGGCATTTGCTACTACCATTCTTATGAGTTCATCAATAGATCATCTAGGCAGAAGGTTTTTGATCTTATCATTTGTGACTTCTTCTACCCATTTGCTTATTTCTTTTCTGCTTCCCTCTGGGTTGGATACGAAGTCCACATATTTGACATCTGAGGCAAAATGTTTGACCACTGCTTTAATATAATCTTCAAGAGCTTCTTTATCAATGTTCGGATAAAGCCTGTTAGCGTTTTCAGGGTTACATGATCGCCCCTTTATTTAACACTTTTACAAACTGCTTAGCAAGTATCATCTTTTGGTCATCGGATTGCAATTTAAGTGTAGAAATCATTTGGTTTTTGGTCTCTTTTTTTGCTTCAGTTTGAACCATCGTCATGACAACTAAAATTCTGCTAGGCGACATGAACAACTCATTTCACAATTGGTTATGATTAAGTTTAACCTATATGTTACGCTTGTCCTAAATAGTTTTAGCAAGCAAACCAGTTTGCAAGATTGTGTGTTAACCGTGAATCATGTATCGTACTGTTGAAGTCCGACCGAAATGTACCGTTCGGATCTCGGAAAAAGGAGTGTCCTACCCCCACCCATCAAACTTATCCTCCACTTTAAATCGAGCTTTAAAAAATCGGCTTCAAATTCAAGGAAATCCGCGGAATCGAGGAATATTTACGTATCTGAAAAAGGAAATCTTAATCCCCCCTGAGGCGAAGCGTAAGTGGCATATAAAAAACGCTGTTTGTCGATTTTTCAGTACGTCCAAAAGTTGcattttcttttttgacctatATCTCCTGTATCCtttgtttaattttcataaaactaTTCCTAAATATTAAGGTCACTCAGACGATGTGAAGAATTTATAAAGAACCGAATTATATACTAAGGTTTATCTCCTGTCTGTGCAGCTAAAGTGTCACTTTATTTGTGTATTAGTCAGTCACGCAGATTCATGGTCAATGCTATTCTTGAATATCAAACCCTCTTTTTTCCTCTAAGAGAAGTGTACCTGTCATGAGCAAGTCATGCTGTTGCAACGTTACGAATACACTTAGAAGTTAAAAGATATGTCTCAATGTTCGTGTCCAATCCATGTGTATTAAATCTTAGACGTGTTTTCATAAAATGTGGATACTATGTTCAGGTCCCCATGACGATGTGAAGTAGTCATGAGTGTGTTTCGTCGGTTTGTGTCAATGTTACTCTTTGAGGTCCATTTTTTGTATCACCTCCGATTGCTTACCGAAAtactgataattttcatatatttttagcTTTTTTGATAAATTCTGAATACAACATAACGTATTCAAATATGAGAAACAAagcttattaattattttcaaattttaaagatAGCATGAACATTTTACTTATGGAAATAAAATTTGGTTCATTAAAAACAAtagcattttataataaaatggtttACAATTAATTATAAGGACTTAATCTTCTTATTAAATAAACACTATTTGATTTGACATTTGCCTTAAATGGATAGAATTTCGTTCAATTACCTTTTTAAACGTCTCACTTAGCTTTATAATAAAAGCCAGACAATGACTGCATAGAAAGAGGAGTCGACAAATAATGAGTTTTATATCTTACGTATACTGCTTGCAATATGGTATCGATTTTGGAAATGTGCTTTAGCTGTGACGATTTTTAACATTAAGTTCcattttaacagtttattttCAAAGACAATTAGATATATTATCAAGCCATCATTCAAAACAAGATTTATGTTCATGACCCATGTTATTTGAGTGCTTCAGCTTCCTTAACTATTTCTAAAAAGAAATCGCAATCATATTTGTGTAGTTTGCTGAAGAAAAAGAACGCTCTGAATCTAGTTGTTCTATTATTGTTCTATTAACACTGACAGTTGGAGGACagcatttaatatgtttaatgatCGCATAAAACTAAGGGCTTAATTTTAATTGCttatttacagttaaaaatgcatgctgaaatacaaataaaaaaaaacgttattctTAGTTATAGTATAGACATTAACATGacattatgaatatttatatgtttgagatattgttaataattaatTGAAACTAAATTACAAACGTATTTATTAATGTGATtgaaaattttaatttcaaagaaaatcACGGCTTATATTGGTTCACTTGTGTCTCAAGAATACTTGTTAAGAAGCGCTCTATTGATGCTGTGCAACTATGGCTTTCTTATATATACagatttaatattgttaatattgttaatatttccCGGTTGTGATTGCAATTGATTGTTTTAGAAAACATGCATACAACACACTTtatctattataataatattgcaaGGAAGTGTTTGGTATTGTTGATCACATTTTAATTAATGATCAGCTTTCATAATGTTGATGgcatgtgtttattatttattattacttttactgTTATAGTTTACTAAAATACTAGTCAAAGTTATTGatcaattatcaattattatattttaaattgtttcgtATTGCATTCGAATATATGAATGATTAGTTAAGTTTTAAGgctagacttacatttaactattaataataatttgttcaAAACTAGTtaatacgacaaacgggacgattttaactttgaaattgtgaattttccgtttgtagatggcaacatccctaaaggaccttcctatggtatttacattacgcagttggtacgttatgccagagcatgttcgtgtattaaagattttaatgatcgtaatctaatattaactaaaaaattgctaaaacaaggctttttgtatcataacctaagaaataaatttgctagattttactctaggTATGgtgatttcaaaatataatgtttctttaaaatggcatttaaataatggaatctcccatccatcattttacggagatgttttgaagcgtgtccgcaaattaaaatatgttaaaccaaatatTCATATCCAacgtttcaatttaattaacttgtttttatcaaaaagatacgatgcttatgtacttgatggttttcgattcactatatctttcttcccttaaaatttggaatcattagtgatattataggcatttttcactgttgaataaaattgtgtcattgtgtcgtatgaacaaatctgcatgaatactacattataggcatttttcactgttgagtaaaattgtgtcattgtgtcgtatgaacaaatctgcatgtaaactacatttggactcaaatcgtacatcaaatcatttctgtcttcagttgtcaaaacacctatatactgtttgattccaataatgttaaatcacctaaacttgttttattagtagcagagccccattaatatttttatttagtactgcccctggaatttgttcacgtcattatgtcattatggatttttgtgacgtcatacgaccgactttcccagttgtaatctacatgcataggtcattgggtttataacgttccattatatttatattttctctctgataggcgtttcttgtttgatttaattatttttattttttttagcagtcacataaacaaccaagctatgtaatatggaatttttacacccatttttgctgcttcttcctgtatttgcgcgatgattatctgagatattaactccatgatattatattctcaaatcttttctataaagaaggaatgtagttgacaattgttaatagttttatttgatcgttcgtcaaaaagttgtaactctgttactcttgtatcttcaatgcaattgagtaattaaatagtaattaaattgaatgcgttttaattcccttttattattgtttaatttgagtcacgatgctatgacgttaaattttatttacatgtaaatgtattatgaatattgctggtccaagtgtgaggttgagcgctctataaccaggtttaaacccccaatgctttgcattgaccgttccaaggcgatgaccccagctttattcatattttgtgtttatgttggtttgtattgtgctgtattgtgctgttttgtactgttttggcaatcggtcacttgccttaaataaaggaccaactaatagtttttaatgaaaattcaatactgctccagcagctggagtttcacttctttattttgtaTCTTTTTCTACATCGACATACATTATGCATAGACATGAAAGATCATGAGATGGCAACTGTTGTAAAAAGCGTGTGATCATAGTTCATTTGTCTCATAAGTAATTTAGATTGTAATACTTCATAAATGATTAATCATCGTCGGTGTTGGAAAACCGGGCGTAattcatatgcataaagtgttgtcccagattggcctgtaaACTCCACACATGGGACGACACGTTTCGCCTTTATTGTATTGttcgtttataggaagtctcttctaatcaAAAACCCAGTTTGGACagaaataccccccccccccccctcgattaGCCAACACTTATCGAAAATGCATCAGCAACGTTTCACCACAGCGCGGCTAAAATGTATACTTTGTTTGATTGTCTGTGAAATTTATAACTACACTTCCGCGAAATTCGAGTACATGTGTTTTTAAATGCGGTAAACAATTGACTTCAGTGAAACTTCCTCAAGGCGCTATAGGCACATGCCTAATGAAAATGCCAACAAAAATGCAATACAAACCAGAAGAGCTCTGCGAGGTCTTCCTTGTCTGTGTCGATCCATAATTTTTGTAAGAGTCGTGTTATATCGACTCCAAACATGTCGACTATTTgagaatacaaatattttatgtactttttatatatacatattttgtaaaactgtGCGAAACAGAACATATAACAACTATCGTTTACTTAAAAATAAAGTGTAAAACACGCGAACACAATTTATGTTAGATATATACCAGTTATTAAAGCATTATGTATATTGCTTTGTGCAATAAACACAATTAGTGTCGTTTAAAAATGATACAATAATGGCATTTTGAAATAACTAAAATTTTTGTAAgatattattattgtttcttaATACTGTTCCGATTGATTTCATTTTTAatcatgtaaacaaaatattgaagTGTCAATATGATCatacatacattttcattttctgttattacttacatgtttattattttgtttaacattaaacTAAACTACTCTCATTGATTTCATAGATgtgacattaaaaacaaaaaataacatataataatataaaattatatgtacatgtaaacatattgcGTATTTCTCTTGTTGAAGAATGAACATTTGATTGATTGATATTCATGGCGATTTATGCTGACATAATTGATTCTTGAGCTACAGTAGTATAATGTTAATGTTGatttaagtatttgtttatcTATGCTAACAGTCTTTAATGGCCGCTTGTCGGTTTCTCTTCGAAAATACAGTATCAAATCGTCTACTATAGCACTATTTTGAAGTTTCCGTCAGCTTGACTATAAAGCATGTACTTAACATTCGTTTGGAATGTATAAAGATCGATCGTTAGTCAAGTTTCGTATTGTGTTCAGCTAGCAGATTGATCGGTTTACCAATTCCCAAGACTATGTATCCAGACTCGAGCTTGAACTATTCACCCGATGGTGAAAAGAGTTTATTTCATTATACGGTTAATGGAGtttcaattttgatttaataaGTAGAACGGTCCCGGAGAACGGTTCAATAACAACACGATTACActattctatttatttatttcagtattctatttatcctacaatatttttaattggtTCCCAGTGCAATAAAAACGTCTTTAGATGCTAAAAACAATAGCAACAACTGATTAAATTATCTGAATCTAgtttgcgtagtaatattaaaattgtcTGTGATCGTTCCCGTTAACGCCACTCAAAATAGTCCCAAAAAATTCCACGCAAAAGCAGAGTAACAAGACAAAATATCGCCATATGCCTGGATTAGAATTTAATCAGAATTCCAAATattacacactcaagtagaacacagacgatTTTGTTAAAACTCAAATTCTAGTTTTActgcaaaatacaaaaaaatgctgCCATGTTGAATTAACTCGTCAAGCATGATTTAGCGGTAGCTTTAGTCTATAAACagctcttctttttacacacttttacTAACTAAACTCGTATTACAATGTCAAACAACTACTGGTTCTTGTTCTACTCATCAAAATTGTGTAAcaaccatgtttgttttcttcaaattttactTGCTTCCATGACGAGAAAATTCCATGAAAATTCTGCACACATTTACGTATTACAATGTATATATCaaccttttccattttaaagcacttgaTGTAAGCAGGCAGTTCTTTGtagatagacattctttgatcgttTGACAAaagaacgacttattcatcaaagacaTTACCCTTTTCAGTGAACGtagatttccttcgaaaagttaaagaagaattcactgacacttttctaaatccgtcaattgttcaacaaaacatcgcgttattcgaatACATTTAGAGAAATCGAAAATTTAGTCTCACCGGTTTCATtcaaatatagagaataataggtaactgtagtgttgattatagatgtttatcatgcgaggcttataAAACAATTTTTCGCTtttgtgccgagcatgataaacctgatctataatcaacactaatctattattctatttatcacacTTTTTATTGAGTAAaccttttcatttttttaaacaaaattagtttaactggataatttcactgtattcatgacgtcattttgtccaATATATATGGTATATTGATTTGAAAACTAAACAtttaatatagggataatacacgtttttgagagcatgatcatctgcgggcgctcgaaaaatccgttcctgtccgagtgtccgagaaaatgtgtattttagctattattgcataaacaaatcacacataccaaaataaattaaaataacattgaaaccaatatgtcttgttcattcgacatcgacaaataATTCGAtcatttcatatgacgtcatacagttcaatgttgtgttttaaatatgcctcactcggtcatcatcagaaatgacgaggctttaccttcggataggcagttttcgatttaaaatgtgtttaaacagtggatttatgcaaatttgaaatgcagccaGGCAAAGAAAgaaatgatgaattattttgaaatttactggtcgtgacggataaaaatgtcgtcagaataagtcattgttttcatagatgtttctttcgtacaggtatatcatatttcgttccaactaaattttctaaaaattaatactgccaacatattgtcactgaagaaTTTCAAGCacacagcaggaacgttgaaggtacataaacacttacatttacagcattgTCTTTTGAATGTTtcgagtaaataaccttaacttcattgaagttgctaataaaataaagctgttgtcaagagagtgcagatggtataatttgaaaagtggattgaactATTCATTCCCTTTATTCCTGCATGCACGAGGACACttgtgcttattcagttccctatttatgcttggaaagtcgtcgagttattaacaaagttaaGGGAAGTAAGTAACTGCGCGCGAACCaatttatggatatgaaaaactaataacagggcttgaacggcacgtgaatcgccttgttaatacacgatttctcccatTCAAGCCCTCCtcttgccaagtttctgcaccccgccggAGGGAATTATAGGTATAGTTCATGCAATAATTCATATATAAATCCAAATTTAGGAAAAAATGAAATATCGTTATACATTTTTACTACTCAGATCTTAATTGTCTAAAAGTTCTCACTTCGTTTTAAATTTAACCTGAGGTGAAATGCCAAAAAAGTAGACCCTATTTATATGTACTAGCCGTTGGATAAAGGTAACCTGCTGGATAAACATTATCTATATCCAACAGTcgtaatttgttatataaaatgatttagctctaaaataaatattattttatttattctacCATTAGCATATTATATGTGTATgtagtaaataaatacaaaaacataatataataataaatattttattttgcgaACTAAAATATGATAGAACAAGATGAAACCTACTATTTATATTGTCACGTTTGCGATAACTACGCCTGCACAAACTAGTGCACTTTGCTGTATGTGTTAAAATGGGCTATGACTTTAATTACAACCTCAGTAAACAAAATGGTGCAGACTAGGGACAGAACTGTCACATTGTCCAATTTCTTTAAGTATTACAGTTGAATCAACAATGCAGTATAAGGAATGCAGCACTAAGAACATGAAAACAAATGAAGAAATGTACATAACGCATATTTTCGTAATAGCCAGATGATATTCAAATATGACATGTTTTTGCTTTACCCGTTAAATCTAGCATTCATCGATTGTCTTTTCCGTTTCTGATGTTGGTCGAGTAAAACGACCAACGAAAAGTGGAGCATTGAGCTGATCAAATCATAATCATGAACGGGTGATCAGCCGTAAACGTTAACGTCTGCGGACGAGTTTGCTTGTATATCTTTAAACTGTTTCTTACAGCAGTCGCAGCTGCAGCCTCCGTACCTTCTTCGTTGACATCCACAGAAGACTTGTGAAACACTTCAGAAACAAACAAATCCTTTCCCATTCTAGAGAGGTCAGCTTTGTTTGAACAGAACACGTCAGAAATTCCTAGAGCAGATAATGTATCTGAAAGCTGGAATGAGCTCTCAAGCTTGACTTTCGGAACGAAAACTATAACAGTTGCCGAAGAAACATCTTTGATACATTGGTTCAATCTTTGGGCGTATAAATGTTTCTCCATTTTAAGCAGCCCAGTGACGGTATCTGGAAGTAGAACTAGCATAGCCATGTCGGCACAAGTGATAACATAGTGACATCATCACCTTTTATTAGAAGTAAAATTAATTGCTCTTTTTCAGGTGTTCGTCTTCATCTTATACAGACGCGATTTAAAAAGCAAGGATGCTAAATCCAGTAAATGAAAATTTTGCCGGTGATAAAAAGGGGCATACTTGATCCCATATCCCCGAAGCGAAGTCACAACAGTTTAAgcaattcaaaaatattttaatgaattcaAAATAACAACCGACGTTAAAGCATTTCGAAAACATCAAAATGCATTCAAATTAGGTCTTTGCTTATTTAAAGCGTCGAAATAAAAATCATCTTAAGGCAATTTTTATATCTCATACAAAGAAAATAATTGTGATTGTGGTATATATACAATTTAGTCCGTGTTTGTAATGTTCGTATTTTATACAGCTTTCCGCctgttttatatttatgtatatataaccTTTATTGGGTGTTATTTTTATATAGGTATCTTTGATACCATTTCTGATAAACTTTCTTCAAGACCACATATAAATCCCCGTTCAATTTTAAAGATAACATGAATATCGTTTAGTATCAGGACTCAATCttcttattaaataaacaatataagatCTGGCATTTGTATAAAATGAATTGGATATCGTTTAATAAAGTTTATCAACATATCAATTAGCTTTGTAATAAAAGCAAGACAACTGCTGAATAGAAAGAAGAGccgacaattttttatatatatgtaaaatgcTTGTAGTAATTAGTAATTTGCATAAAATGTGTCGCTTTTCAACATTAAGttcatttttacagtttgcatgTCTTCAAAGAAAATTAGTTATAATATCAGACCATTATTCAAAACACGTTTTCTGTTCTTGATCTTTTTTATTTCTATCAATCAGATTTCCTAATTATATTTTGTTG contains:
- the LOC127852676 gene encoding LOW QUALITY PROTEIN: leukocyte elastase inhibitor-like (The sequence of the model RefSeq protein was modified relative to this genomic sequence to represent the inferred CDS: deleted 1 base in 1 codon; substituted 1 base at 1 genomic stop codon), with the protein product MAMLVLLPDTVTGLLKMEKHLYAQRLNQCIKDVSSATVIVFVPKVKLESSFQLSDTLSALGISDVFCSNKADLSRMGKDLFVSEVFHKSSVDVNEEDVKYVDFVSNPEGSRKEISKWVEEVTNDKIKNLLPRXSIDELIRMVVANAIYFKGSWATQFEPKNSQETDFQTLDGKSLKIDMMRREMKKLRYGENKALDCKYIHLPYTGDEMAMVVLLPNTVTGLLKMEKKIDVQKLNQFSVPKVKLESSFQLSDTLSALGISDVFNREKAVLSGMGKEWCVSKVLHKALVDVNEEGTEAAAATAAIIRFRLSMPASPRTFTADHPFMFMIWHYPLNSSLFIGRFTGPTSETAKTRDEL